The following coding sequences are from one Rhodopirellula islandica window:
- a CDS encoding carbohydrate porin encodes MNIKALIAAVAAFGLPAASGQELEFHCYSDTACDSLLVDATPEWDQFLLGDWCGTRPRLEETGITPFLYYDSIFAANINGGIGTDQAYTGQIYAGADLDLEQMWGWDGTTMKISMVERHGDSVSSAVGGIYDPMCIYGGQVGYLYQLWIEKTVCDDVALKFGRVSADTDFANNGLYRYSLSTAINGPIRAMLLENIITSFPYPVWGGRVKYAPNDQHQIQFGVYQIGDGMWDFTQHGLDFSIRGSDGVSLITQYDWTPEINGRPARLFLGAVHSFFEFDNFDGVGTTDEFLRLYAHGEMEITPDCVAFAFASHSDEDQVAKTPLQISAGINQKGLLPGREEDHTVFFATYGELSDDYGDSIGEDVDAEWVYELGHRIQVCPAFYLQPAIQYIVHPGGTGNIPNSTVMGAWMGASF; translated from the coding sequence ATGAATATCAAGGCATTGATCGCAGCGGTGGCCGCCTTTGGCCTTCCCGCAGCAAGCGGCCAAGAACTTGAGTTCCATTGCTACTCCGACACCGCATGCGACTCGTTGCTGGTGGACGCGACTCCCGAATGGGATCAATTCTTACTCGGTGACTGGTGCGGAACACGTCCCCGACTGGAAGAAACGGGCATCACGCCGTTCCTTTACTACGACTCCATCTTTGCGGCCAACATCAACGGTGGCATCGGCACCGACCAAGCGTACACCGGGCAGATCTATGCCGGTGCCGACCTCGACCTGGAACAGATGTGGGGTTGGGACGGGACCACAATGAAGATCTCCATGGTCGAGCGTCACGGCGACAGTGTCAGTTCCGCGGTCGGTGGGATCTACGACCCAATGTGTATCTATGGTGGGCAAGTCGGCTATCTGTACCAGTTGTGGATTGAGAAAACCGTCTGCGACGACGTGGCTTTGAAATTCGGCCGAGTGTCCGCCGACACGGATTTTGCAAACAACGGTTTGTATCGCTATTCACTCAGCACCGCCATCAACGGTCCGATCCGAGCGATGTTGTTAGAGAACATCATCACGTCCTTCCCCTATCCGGTTTGGGGCGGGCGAGTGAAGTACGCTCCCAACGACCAACACCAAATTCAGTTCGGTGTGTATCAAATCGGGGATGGCATGTGGGACTTCACCCAGCACGGGCTCGACTTCAGCATTCGTGGCAGTGACGGAGTCTCGTTGATCACCCAGTATGATTGGACGCCAGAAATCAATGGGCGGCCCGCTCGTCTGTTTTTGGGAGCGGTTCACTCGTTCTTTGAGTTTGACAACTTCGATGGCGTTGGCACCACCGATGAGTTTCTGCGTTTGTACGCTCATGGCGAAATGGAGATCACGCCTGACTGCGTCGCCTTTGCGTTTGCGAGTCATTCCGACGAGGACCAAGTCGCCAAGACGCCCCTGCAAATCAGTGCGGGGATCAACCAGAAAGGACTGCTTCCTGGCCGTGAAGAGGACCACACTGTCTTCTTCGCCACCTATGGCGAACTCAGTGACGACTACGGCGATTCAATCGGCGAAGACGTTGACGCCGAATGGGTCTATGAACTGGGGCACCGCATCCAAGTTTGTCCAGCGTTCTACCTGCAACCAGCGATCCAGTACATCGTGCACCCGGGCGGCACCGGCAACATTCCCAACAGCACCGTGATGGGTGCGTGGATGGGAGCGAGCTTCTAA
- a CDS encoding efflux RND transporter periplasmic adaptor subunit — protein sequence MIFKFLPASPLCIGLLLVFAAGCSKAKPAEDASARPTQKVSVAVAVQNDVTDYVELVGRLAADEKVVIQSRVSGFLLKTHFTDGQRVKAGDLLFTIEPDEYQAIYEQAQAQISVAETQLELARKKFARSQKLLTNDAISREEFDEDQAAVAEAAASVIAKQADSARVKLDVDYTKIISPISGRVDRALLDDGNFVTGGLVGGTVLTTVLKDRPIKAIANINEGVRLTFMRRRRELGGEEFQEADKLQELNIPCFLQLQDETDFPHEGKLEYAESQVNEQTGTSQIRAVFDNASGLLTTGMFVRLKVPVSDAHPAVLVPDTAIGTDQATKFVYVVDDQNEVQHRTVEVGDRKGKLRVILSGVKPSESVVVAGIQLIQPGMKVDPVSQTP from the coding sequence ATGATATTCAAATTCTTGCCAGCTTCTCCGTTGTGCATCGGTCTGTTGTTGGTTTTTGCAGCGGGGTGTTCCAAGGCAAAGCCGGCGGAAGACGCCTCCGCCCGTCCCACTCAGAAGGTATCCGTTGCGGTTGCCGTGCAGAATGACGTCACCGACTATGTCGAATTGGTCGGACGTCTCGCAGCGGACGAAAAGGTGGTGATCCAGTCACGTGTGTCTGGATTCCTTTTGAAGACACATTTCACCGATGGACAACGAGTCAAGGCAGGGGATCTGCTGTTCACGATCGAGCCTGACGAATACCAAGCGATTTACGAACAGGCCCAAGCACAGATTTCGGTGGCCGAAACGCAGTTGGAATTGGCTCGAAAGAAGTTTGCTCGGTCTCAGAAGTTGCTGACCAACGATGCGATTTCTCGCGAAGAATTCGATGAGGACCAAGCGGCGGTGGCGGAAGCTGCCGCCAGTGTGATCGCCAAGCAAGCGGATTCAGCTCGCGTCAAGCTGGATGTGGATTACACCAAAATCATTTCGCCCATCTCCGGGCGAGTCGATCGGGCACTGTTGGACGACGGCAACTTCGTTACCGGTGGACTGGTGGGTGGCACGGTGTTGACGACCGTTTTGAAGGATCGGCCCATCAAGGCGATTGCGAACATCAATGAGGGTGTGCGGTTAACGTTCATGCGTCGGCGACGCGAACTGGGTGGAGAAGAGTTCCAAGAAGCCGACAAGCTTCAGGAACTGAACATCCCGTGCTTTCTGCAGCTCCAAGATGAAACCGATTTCCCGCATGAAGGCAAATTGGAATACGCGGAAAGCCAAGTCAATGAGCAAACGGGCACCTCGCAGATTCGTGCGGTGTTTGATAATGCCAGTGGTTTGCTGACGACAGGGATGTTCGTGAGGTTGAAGGTGCCTGTTTCCGACGCCCATCCTGCGGTCCTCGTGCCGGACACTGCGATCGGGACCGATCAGGCGACCAAATTTGTCTACGTCGTGGATGATCAGAACGAAGTGCAGCATCGCACCGTGGAAGTCGGTGACCGCAAGGGCAAGCTGCGAGTGATTCTGTCTGGTGTCAAACCCAGCGAATCGGTGGTGGTCGCGGGCATCCAGTTGATTCAGCCAGGCATGAAGGTGGATCCGGTTTCGCAAACTCCCTGA
- a CDS encoding ShlB/FhaC/HecB family hemolysin secretion/activation protein translates to MALRRFGVLAGWTCAASLLFGSSAFGQNFERYRPKVFQPWEVGKFDLDLQTETDAETPSSDVVLVDALEAVILLPSRDEVDPHEAFAEFDGVHSHIHHSGSLANSSRVQSIIDRHLGLPITLRNLNQLSREIIEVYERCGQPIVDVQIPEQKITGGTVQIVIVESRIGAIKIQGGCWVDPCLLRQGITRSRVGGRIHESCVAEDLYWLNRSPFRSVGLDVAPGSLDGTSDLTFEVEDVFPMRAYVGYEDTGVEALRLERLYTGLLIGNPFGYDGLLGYQYTADSEFNRLHAHAVSYTVDPSRERGYQVFGSWASAEPALPAPMNQDGEAWQVGSRAFHYTTRTARAERAWFVGSDFKSSNTSVEFGALNTSNTAADLLQLCLGFNALVREENGDYARLNTILNYGPDGGFTSQNNAAAFNSLRQDTAPGYAYWRTSLDMRRQLGRDYEGTFRGTGQISSDRLLFSETLGFGGYDSIRGYDQRVASGDNGWLTSFELGPNAWTFGSGDCESNVKAYTFADLGQAFILDSIPGEAKDQFLSSVGVGCRVAVGQKGSLRLDYGHGFNDVLGADAGDRIHVGFVSFFGPTPN, encoded by the coding sequence ATGGCGTTACGACGTTTTGGGGTATTGGCTGGCTGGACCTGCGCCGCGAGCCTGCTGTTTGGCAGTTCCGCATTTGGACAGAACTTTGAACGCTATCGTCCGAAGGTGTTCCAACCTTGGGAAGTCGGCAAGTTCGATCTCGACCTGCAGACCGAGACCGATGCGGAGACGCCCAGCAGCGACGTGGTGTTGGTCGACGCATTGGAAGCCGTCATCCTGCTGCCCAGCCGCGACGAGGTCGATCCTCACGAAGCGTTTGCGGAGTTCGATGGCGTGCATTCACACATCCATCACTCAGGCTCGCTGGCCAATTCATCTCGCGTTCAATCGATCATTGATCGCCATCTCGGGCTCCCGATCACGCTCCGCAATCTGAACCAGTTGTCGCGTGAGATCATCGAAGTCTACGAACGATGTGGGCAACCGATCGTCGATGTGCAGATCCCCGAACAAAAGATCACGGGCGGAACCGTCCAAATCGTGATCGTCGAATCACGAATCGGTGCGATCAAGATCCAAGGTGGATGCTGGGTCGATCCCTGCTTGCTTCGCCAAGGCATCACGCGTTCTCGCGTTGGTGGCCGAATCCACGAATCGTGTGTCGCCGAAGATCTTTACTGGCTCAACCGCAGCCCGTTCCGATCCGTTGGACTGGACGTCGCACCAGGTTCACTCGATGGCACATCGGACCTCACGTTTGAGGTCGAGGACGTGTTCCCCATGCGAGCCTACGTGGGATACGAAGACACCGGCGTGGAAGCATTGCGGCTGGAGCGGTTGTATACCGGCCTGTTGATCGGCAACCCGTTTGGCTACGACGGGTTGCTCGGTTACCAATACACCGCCGACTCAGAGTTCAATCGTTTGCATGCTCACGCCGTCAGCTACACCGTCGACCCCAGTCGCGAACGCGGCTATCAAGTCTTTGGCAGTTGGGCATCCGCCGAACCCGCCCTGCCAGCTCCAATGAACCAGGATGGTGAAGCTTGGCAGGTTGGTTCACGTGCATTTCATTACACCACCCGGACCGCACGCGCCGAGCGAGCTTGGTTCGTCGGGTCCGATTTTAAGTCATCGAACACGTCGGTTGAGTTCGGTGCCTTGAACACCTCCAACACGGCGGCTGATTTGTTGCAGCTCTGCCTCGGATTCAACGCTTTGGTCCGCGAGGAAAACGGCGACTACGCACGGTTGAACACGATCCTCAACTATGGACCGGACGGCGGTTTCACCTCACAGAACAACGCCGCTGCGTTCAACAGCCTCCGTCAAGACACGGCGCCTGGTTACGCCTACTGGCGAACGTCGCTGGACATGCGTCGGCAACTTGGTCGCGATTACGAGGGAACCTTCCGAGGCACGGGGCAAATCTCGAGTGACCGGCTGCTGTTCAGTGAAACGCTCGGCTTCGGCGGATACGATTCCATTCGCGGTTACGACCAACGTGTGGCCAGTGGCGACAATGGTTGGCTGACCAGTTTTGAATTGGGGCCAAATGCCTGGACGTTTGGCAGCGGTGATTGCGAAAGCAATGTGAAAGCGTACACGTTCGCCGACCTTGGCCAAGCCTTCATCCTGGATAGCATTCCTGGGGAAGCCAAGGACCAGTTCCTTTCAAGTGTCGGAGTCGGCTGCCGCGTCGCAGTTGGTCAGAAAGGATCGCTTCGATTGGACTACGGGCACGGCTTCAACGACGTGCTTGGTGCCGATGCCGGTGACCGTATCCACGTCGGCTTCGTTTCGTTCTTTGGCCCCACTCCAAACTGA
- a CDS encoding YHYH protein → MPFNASHNTVPLLSLISLAMFCLGCGPRGETIPQAVVQAVDPDHFLEESLVEPIRKEMRTLSDGSEAECYVITTKAVPPDHPLGPWAPKHVTDGEDKGGIWIKDGHVYNVSGEFVAHLDELYDDPEWNLVREDGSIKVTDTEEAFNLAARPNVDPRYENHAVECPPDVVEWKSYHNVYVIPVNPVYRSVATDFHRVGDGHSPVGVAFNGVKYDPPAPIHMIIKAHTIAPFDHSGGHVNPHAGYHYHAATGKTKEIDQADGHAALIGYALDGFGIYAHLDTDAKQPEGLDECSGHYDDVRGYHYHAGAAGDNQIIGAFRGIAGSAKVVKPE, encoded by the coding sequence ATGCCATTCAACGCTTCACATAACACAGTGCCTCTGCTTTCGCTAATCAGCCTGGCAATGTTTTGCTTGGGATGCGGGCCGAGAGGGGAAACGATCCCTCAAGCGGTCGTTCAGGCAGTGGATCCCGACCACTTTCTCGAAGAAAGCTTGGTGGAGCCGATTCGGAAAGAGATGCGGACACTGAGTGATGGCAGTGAAGCAGAATGCTACGTCATCACGACCAAGGCCGTTCCGCCGGATCATCCGCTTGGCCCATGGGCACCCAAGCACGTGACCGACGGCGAAGACAAAGGGGGCATTTGGATCAAAGACGGCCATGTCTACAACGTTTCCGGTGAATTCGTCGCTCACTTGGATGAACTTTACGATGACCCGGAATGGAATTTGGTGCGGGAAGATGGAAGCATCAAAGTCACCGATACGGAAGAAGCATTCAATTTAGCCGCGCGACCGAACGTTGATCCTCGCTACGAGAATCACGCCGTCGAGTGTCCTCCGGATGTGGTTGAGTGGAAGAGTTACCACAACGTCTACGTGATTCCCGTGAACCCGGTTTATCGATCGGTTGCCACGGATTTCCACCGAGTTGGTGACGGGCATTCCCCGGTTGGAGTCGCGTTCAACGGTGTCAAGTACGATCCACCGGCACCGATTCACATGATCATCAAGGCTCACACCATCGCGCCGTTTGATCACTCCGGCGGGCATGTCAACCCACACGCCGGGTACCACTACCATGCTGCCACGGGGAAAACCAAAGAGATCGACCAAGCCGACGGGCATGCCGCGTTGATCGGATACGCACTGGATGGTTTCGGCATCTACGCTCACTTGGACACCGACGCCAAGCAGCCGGAAGGTTTGGACGAGTGCAGCGGGCACTACGATGACGTTCGCGGCTACCACTATCACGCCGGGGCAGCGGGTGACAACCAAATCATTGGTGCGTTTCGGGGGATCGCCGGTTCAGCCAAAGTTGTCAAACCAGAGTGA
- a CDS encoding two-partner secretion domain-containing protein, with product MKRCLTKKTDRRSNGQPEGGNGIRPTRTSVMRKRLILSAILAGCSMPGSLLAQAPVGGNIVAGAGTIDNSVSNLTNITTSTDRAVINWEDFSVGSGHTVNFDQLSSNSAVLNRVIGSAPQSLINGAITSNGNVFVSNASGVVIGSTGVINTNGFTATTLDITNDRFMSGDLSFSGNSDAAIVNNGLISTGDGGANLIASQVFNNGTIESSGTINLATGGQLKMPGGSYIQADLETISNGISNGSSLIQNSGTIRAIGGLNVGGEVYLVNPNGNIVNEATIIAALSSPDGTQSGGTVEMVASADAALTNASIDVSGSVGGRVVVTGDRVEVTSSNVNASGELGGGDVRIGGGWKGTDATVANASTTKISADSQISVDATVNGDAGSVVVWADTATDFAGQINARALGDGDGGQAEVSGKQELVFTGNADLRASHLDKEHGTLLLDPASFTVDSSNQDAIRAQWGSGNLVIEAADTIDIEVDVFPTLSSGGDESGYNDGSKTQLTLREESGGNGAVDITIAANIRDSRQNSAAVEINAGTGSVTVTEDGSLSSNLGGYEDVTVSANSFDAAGSVSIDTLIATGNESVGIGDAATGTLNLSDETMTNIRSVEIQGSDFDVDMGGPASSYSTLKLVGETVNIDRFEGYTLNIESNDLTITGPVIGGGNFQFIGQANQSIGLGSGSGDLQFSKAILAGITGFNTFEMGHNTASGSDISIVDAGLNFNNVILRGSAIEIDRLSIGNNLSLFTDALNVLNAVTQVADTGALSIQSMTSSRTVGLGDSTVGLLNITADEFDHLGLYSSLDVTVGSGDVMVDMDFTENYSSRIRIDNGSGLIHLGNVSLDSNLFQLISNDLQVSNSVTGDVDKTALDLNAGVSRMAVGSAASGDWTLDNTEFGRLSSFKQLTLHNTQVNGMLDVAGVELGNELDFSSITPGSVSLLSDSMVLSDVSVPDALNLSVYSGLAFDGGVKTDDPTSSLTITAGRASDGTSGSTTVGIGDGTTGAVHLDNDEINRINQFETVHVGHVYASSPGTTQVNATFDKNLTLSGGGQTTIDSLTMTDGSDLDVSTHYKWGGTGNPGTDKIVVGNITSDGDIKIDSSRVEVNGDAHTVSGDVLVEATLTTIGDGSQTGHVSIGSANGTTTVETEDLDINASGTAGAQIGYAFTGTELENATGDIVVETTGDVNLTGQGSHFASIGHGDSLGGDDTGKTVSGNVTLHGGKNVNIQTGHIGHLVDATGTYGSGSTSVFAGMQDFNEDNENRAGGDYYQPYTLEVDSQSVLVSDAYADGGKLSLFAPSLSSYDIDPSALLNGGHASGDPPTNFAGPSDPANDFYGEYIGDASHNWSLFSSPIGLDLQIIDATSVYGDVINSPATLDLLTDASVLFGSPTVTDLGLQVDYESIDHETDAGSYVLQIDSENLKGGYYIRKLYRNGETYGTGPGTLITNDGRHIITPADLSIVINNQSKTYGDLFSWEGTEFDATGLVNGQTIEALVLASGGAAETASVLGGPYSITGSTPTGTGFKASNYGISYTLGTLTVNPAPLDVILLPASKLFGTEGVSETTQFTTSGLKGLDAIEHIVVVSAGIPSSATPGAYALNHDVPFGVHFDASNYTISFTDAILTVFSPDGENSHDVWTRHNLVSSSLPMSLNGSGGGMTSSRTGRSAVEITTPGQEGDISGTGAGQPDLDDTVMPLEQPSDQNATESSVSSVRSSDSPGNTTI from the coding sequence ATGAAACGTTGTTTGACGAAGAAGACTGACCGCCGATCGAACGGTCAACCAGAGGGTGGCAATGGAATCCGTCCAACACGAACCAGCGTGATGCGAAAGCGTTTGATTCTTTCCGCGATCCTGGCGGGCTGTTCGATGCCTGGATCACTGTTGGCTCAAGCTCCCGTTGGAGGCAACATCGTTGCGGGGGCGGGCACCATCGACAACAGCGTCAGCAATCTGACCAACATCACCACCTCGACCGACCGAGCGGTGATCAACTGGGAGGACTTCTCCGTCGGCAGTGGACACACGGTCAATTTCGATCAACTCAGTTCCAATTCCGCGGTCTTGAACCGTGTGATCGGTTCGGCACCTCAGTCGTTGATCAATGGAGCCATCACGTCGAACGGCAACGTGTTTGTTTCCAACGCCAGCGGTGTTGTCATTGGCAGCACCGGTGTCATCAACACCAACGGGTTCACCGCCACAACGTTGGACATCACCAACGATCGATTCATGAGTGGCGATCTGTCATTCAGCGGCAATTCGGATGCGGCGATCGTCAACAACGGTTTGATCTCCACCGGCGATGGCGGTGCCAATTTGATTGCGTCGCAAGTTTTCAACAATGGCACCATTGAGTCGTCCGGCACGATCAATCTGGCCACCGGCGGACAACTGAAGATGCCGGGAGGCAGCTACATCCAAGCCGACTTGGAAACGATCAGCAACGGCATCTCCAATGGTTCTTCGCTGATTCAAAACAGCGGTACGATTCGTGCGATCGGTGGTTTGAATGTCGGCGGCGAAGTGTACTTGGTCAATCCAAACGGCAACATCGTCAACGAAGCCACGATCATTGCGGCACTTTCCAGTCCAGACGGAACGCAATCCGGTGGGACCGTGGAGATGGTCGCGTCGGCCGACGCGGCGCTGACCAACGCGTCGATCGATGTCAGCGGAAGTGTGGGCGGCCGCGTCGTTGTCACGGGCGATCGAGTCGAAGTGACCTCGTCCAACGTCAATGCTTCCGGTGAGTTGGGCGGTGGCGATGTTCGAATCGGAGGCGGTTGGAAAGGAACCGATGCCACGGTTGCCAATGCGTCGACAACCAAGATCTCGGCCGACAGTCAAATCAGTGTCGACGCCACGGTCAATGGTGACGCGGGTTCCGTCGTTGTCTGGGCTGACACGGCAACGGACTTCGCTGGGCAAATCAACGCCCGAGCACTGGGGGATGGCGACGGCGGCCAGGCAGAAGTTTCTGGCAAGCAAGAGTTGGTGTTCACCGGCAACGCAGACCTGCGAGCGAGCCATCTCGACAAAGAACATGGCACCCTGCTGCTTGATCCAGCCTCATTCACGGTGGATTCTAGTAACCAAGACGCGATTCGTGCTCAATGGGGATCGGGAAACTTAGTGATCGAAGCCGCAGACACGATCGACATCGAAGTGGACGTCTTCCCCACCTTGTCATCGGGTGGTGATGAAAGCGGTTACAACGATGGCTCAAAAACGCAATTGACGCTACGTGAAGAAAGCGGTGGAAACGGAGCAGTTGACATCACGATCGCGGCAAACATCCGTGACAGTCGGCAAAACTCAGCCGCCGTTGAAATCAACGCGGGCACGGGCAGCGTCACCGTAACCGAAGACGGCTCGCTCAGTTCAAATCTTGGTGGCTACGAAGATGTCACCGTATCCGCAAATTCGTTCGATGCGGCGGGCAGCGTTTCGATCGACACTCTGATCGCGACCGGAAACGAAAGCGTCGGGATCGGTGACGCCGCCACAGGAACACTGAACCTCAGCGACGAAACGATGACGAACATACGGTCCGTTGAAATCCAAGGCAGTGACTTCGATGTGGACATGGGCGGCCCTGCGAGTTCCTACTCGACGCTGAAGTTGGTCGGTGAGACGGTCAATATCGATCGCTTCGAGGGATACACATTGAACATTGAGTCCAATGATCTGACCATCACAGGGCCTGTGATCGGAGGCGGGAATTTCCAATTCATCGGCCAAGCCAACCAGTCGATTGGGCTGGGAAGCGGCAGCGGCGACTTGCAGTTCTCCAAGGCGATTCTGGCGGGGATCACTGGGTTCAACACGTTCGAGATGGGGCACAACACCGCTTCGGGAAGTGATATCTCCATCGTGGATGCCGGGCTGAATTTCAACAATGTGATCCTGCGAGGTTCGGCGATCGAAATTGACCGCCTGTCTATCGGAAACAATCTCAGTTTGTTCACGGACGCGTTGAACGTGCTCAATGCAGTCACCCAGGTGGCAGACACAGGAGCGTTGTCGATCCAGTCGATGACGAGCAGTCGTACCGTCGGACTTGGTGATTCGACCGTCGGTTTGTTGAACATCACAGCAGACGAGTTCGATCATCTTGGTCTCTACAGTTCGCTGGACGTCACCGTTGGCAGTGGTGATGTGATGGTGGACATGGATTTCACTGAGAACTACAGCAGCCGAATAAGAATTGATAACGGCAGCGGGTTGATTCATCTGGGCAATGTCAGCCTCGACAGCAACTTGTTTCAACTCATCAGCAACGACCTGCAGGTTTCGAACTCCGTCACAGGCGATGTCGACAAGACGGCTTTGGACTTGAACGCTGGCGTATCCCGGATGGCCGTCGGTTCCGCAGCGTCGGGTGATTGGACACTGGACAACACCGAATTTGGTCGACTGAGCAGCTTCAAACAACTGACCCTACACAACACTCAGGTCAACGGAATGCTTGATGTCGCAGGCGTTGAATTGGGCAACGAATTGGACTTCAGTTCCATCACACCTGGCTCAGTTAGCCTCTTGAGTGATTCGATGGTATTGAGCGACGTGTCGGTTCCGGATGCGTTGAATCTGTCCGTCTACAGTGGTCTCGCATTCGATGGTGGCGTGAAGACGGATGATCCGACGAGTTCCCTGACCATCACCGCGGGCCGAGCTTCCGATGGCACAAGCGGTTCCACCACAGTTGGGATCGGAGATGGCACAACGGGCGCGGTGCACTTGGACAACGACGAGATCAATCGAATCAATCAGTTTGAGACGGTTCATGTCGGTCACGTCTATGCAAGTTCACCCGGCACCACGCAAGTGAATGCGACGTTCGACAAGAACCTGACGCTCAGCGGCGGAGGCCAGACGACCATCGACTCACTGACCATGACCGACGGCAGTGATCTGGATGTCTCCACGCATTACAAGTGGGGTGGCACTGGCAATCCAGGCACGGACAAGATCGTTGTGGGGAATATCACCTCGGACGGCGACATCAAAATCGACAGCAGTCGCGTCGAGGTGAATGGGGACGCTCACACGGTCAGCGGCGACGTGTTGGTCGAGGCAACGTTGACAACCATCGGTGATGGTTCTCAAACGGGTCACGTCAGCATTGGCAGTGCCAACGGAACGACAACGGTAGAAACCGAGGACTTGGACATCAATGCCAGCGGCACCGCAGGCGCCCAGATCGGGTACGCGTTCACCGGCACGGAATTGGAGAACGCGACGGGTGACATTGTTGTCGAAACCACGGGCGACGTGAACTTAACCGGGCAAGGTTCGCACTTCGCATCGATTGGGCATGGAGACTCGCTCGGTGGCGATGACACAGGCAAGACCGTTTCGGGCAACGTGACGCTCCACGGTGGCAAGAATGTGAATATCCAAACAGGGCACATCGGTCACCTCGTCGATGCCACTGGAACCTACGGTTCGGGGAGCACGTCGGTGTTCGCCGGCATGCAAGACTTCAATGAGGACAACGAAAACCGTGCGGGCGGTGATTACTATCAACCCTACACGCTGGAAGTCGATAGTCAGTCTGTGCTGGTCAGTGATGCGTATGCCGACGGAGGCAAACTCAGCCTGTTTGCTCCCTCACTCTCGTCCTACGACATTGATCCCTCTGCGTTGCTAAATGGCGGTCATGCAAGCGGCGATCCGCCAACCAATTTCGCTGGTCCCAGTGATCCCGCCAACGACTTCTATGGCGAATACATCGGCGATGCCTCTCACAACTGGTCGCTGTTTTCATCGCCCATTGGTTTGGACCTTCAGATTATCGATGCCACGTCGGTTTACGGGGATGTGATCAATTCACCTGCCACGCTCGACCTGCTCACGGACGCATCGGTCTTGTTTGGTTCACCGACGGTGACCGACCTTGGCTTGCAGGTCGACTACGAAAGCATCGATCACGAAACCGACGCGGGATCGTATGTGCTTCAAATCGACAGCGAAAATCTGAAGGGCGGGTACTACATTCGCAAGCTGTATCGAAACGGAGAAACCTACGGAACCGGACCTGGCACACTGATCACGAACGATGGTCGGCACATCATCACGCCTGCTGATCTGTCCATCGTGATCAACAACCAATCCAAGACCTACGGTGACCTGTTCAGCTGGGAAGGCACGGAATTCGACGCGACCGGGTTGGTGAACGGTCAAACAATCGAAGCCTTGGTGCTGGCCTCGGGTGGGGCTGCCGAAACAGCAAGCGTGCTCGGCGGTCCCTACTCCATCACGGGCAGCACCCCAACCGGAACCGGGTTCAAGGCATCCAACTACGGCATCTCGTATACACTTGGCACGTTGACCGTGAACCCTGCTCCATTGGATGTGATCTTGCTTCCGGCGTCCAAGTTGTTTGGAACGGAGGGTGTCTCTGAAACCACTCAGTTCACGACCAGCGGCCTGAAGGGGTTGGACGCGATCGAACACATCGTGGTTGTCAGTGCCGGCATACCCTCGTCGGCGACGCCCGGGGCGTATGCGTTGAACCACGACGTTCCGTTTGGGGTTCACTTTGATGCGTCGAATTACACGATCAGCTTCACCGATGCGATTCTGACTGTGTTTTCCCCTGATGGCGAAAACAGCCATGACGTCTGGACCAGACACAATTTGGTTTCCTCCTCACTGCCAATGAGTCTCAATGGCAGTGGCGGCGGCATGACCAGCAGTCGCACCGGTCGGTCAGCGGTCGAGATCACCACACCAGGGCAAGAGGGTGACATCAGTGGCACGGGTGCGGGGCAACCGGATTTGGATGACACGGTGATGCCGCTCGAGCAACCAAGCGATCAAAACGCGACTGAATCGAGTGTGTCATCCGTGCGAAGCAGTGATTCGCCGGGGAACACGACCATTTGA